The window GAAGAGAACTTTCAGAAGGATCTGGTGCTCTTATTGGAACGGAGATCTCTGCTTATGCATATGTATAGGCATGGTGGTTGTCAAATTGATTGGAAGGCAAGTCCCGAACTGTCAACTGATCCTAGCCAAATGGAATTGAGCCAGATTAGAAAGAGTCTTGATCATCCAAGTGGCTTTTGTATTTCCCATAGTGATGATGATAGTCATACACAATACACCAAGAGAAAAGGTCTTGGTGGATACTTTAGGGATAGCCTCAAACATATCCTGGGGAAGTCCAGCTCAACAAATGGTAGTGATGCAATTTCAAAGAATGGCTCTTCTAGCAGTGAGCATAAGCACGCACAACTTCATGAGTTTTTGAGGTCAGATGATACAATTAGACTTGCATTGCATGCAGCCAATGTTAAACTATCTTCTTATCGAGCATGGCCAAACATGCATGAAAGTCGGTTTGCCCTTTACAAGTTGCCCATGCGGGTCCCAACAGCTGACCAAGACTATGCTGGTTTGTGGGGAGGGACATTTGGTTGGCCTCCTGGGAGGCCTAGTACAGATAAGCCCGGTAAggctctcttctttcttctgcTCTCCTATGAGGAGTCCCAAGGGCAGCGAAATCTTATTGCGACCAAAATTTTGGAAGGCACCCACTATGTTCTGCATCCTAACGGTTCAGCAATGTTTATAGTGAATATAGATGAACCTTCGCTGGATCCATTTCCATTTGAAACTGATGCAGATTCTCTTCCTGTGAATGTAAAGCATGCTTTTATAGGAGAGGGCATTGCAAATGGCTATGGATTTAGATATCCTGGCTCAAAGCCTGGTTCcctctttgtttttcaaaatggTCTTCTTGCCTTTATTTGGAAAGAATCCAGGGCAATCTTGACCTTGCAGAGACTTAACTTGCAAGAGCTACTTAGGAAAGGTGAACGAGTGCCGCCACTACCTCCAATTgccaatttttcatatttgacCAAgtcctactcaaatgtgtttgcaGGCTTCCCAAACAACTCAACTTGTTTGTCTTCACCAAGGTTTGGCTTACCCCTTAGATGAATTCTTATATTGCCAATCTCTCACTTCATCTTTTTTCTCTCAGTAATTGATATTTTGTCCTTGCAACAtgcatttgtttatttattttacttaatttcataaaatttctttttacgCTATATTTACTTCATAGATAATAAATGCATATTGACATTTGTGGTGGTTAGTGGTTACTCGTGAGTGTTCTTTCCTTATGCTACTGTGATGTGGATCTATACTTTGAGAAAGACTTGAGTATTTTGTATGTGCTACAGAAGTTTGAATTAGTATGTCATTGTCATTGTCATTGTTGACAATGACAAGGCCAACCCTGACTAGCTGGATattttgaggtttttatttttgtgcaaAAAACATGAGAGATAAGATTACTTATGCAATAGACATTTGAAATAATGAGACATTCAGAATATATGAGAgattattaaatcatattttagGATTAACTTTATAATATCaatgtttatatgtttttaatacacAACCTCATCTTTGACGACAACATCTCTGCTGTACCTTGCTAACTTTTGTCCTTTCTACtcaactgattttttttatatgagtgGGATCTGCTGATGCAGGACCTTTAAGGAGATATCTTCCTAATTTTGAGAGGATGGGAAGTGTTATGGAACTTGTGGATCATTCATTTGATATTATAATCACTCAAAAGCAGTTCTCTATTTCTAAATGGTATTTATGTGTTGTTCTTGGTACTGATAGGACAAACTGGGGGTGATTTTGCTATCGTGAGATGGgagtaattctttttttttagatctcaaGCTTAGGTTTATCTTATCGTAACTTAAGACAATTAGGTACAACTTGGCCTAGTATAGTTAactattttaatgtttttttatttatgtactTTGAGAGCCTAAAGCGACAAGTTTATGGTGTTAAGATGACTTAAAGAAGCTGAACAATTAAATGACAATGAAACCACACTTTACATAggttaattttattgaaaaagttGTGTGACTCATTAATTGTGGGCTTTCTCTATAGCTATATCATGGTTCATCGCTCATAAGCCTGATCTTGGGCTAAGCATATTATGGATTGAGCTAGTATTGTCCATGCAGCATTAGTTGATACAATTTCATCTATTAGAGAGTGTTTGTGAAATTcagaatttaattttgaaaaagaaaagttgtcACCAACCATAGTTGCAAATCTGATTTCTTTATCTTGGTTTACTTATTAATTTAGGAAATTATAGCCAATAAGCTCTAGATCATAAGGCCTTCATCTACTCCTCTCCTCCTTAATTActtagcaaataattttttacttacacctttgtaaaatttttgggaATCAGTCCATAAAAATCTAGTCACAGTTTTGGGATCAATTTGAGAAATTGTTATCTGC of the Quercus robur chromosome 10, dhQueRobu3.1, whole genome shotgun sequence genome contains:
- the LOC126703350 gene encoding F-box protein At5g39450 → MLSEPCGSSLLLSLPYDIFAIVSWSLSPRDLCNLSLCCRSLCALMATEKVWLTRCEMMGILSHRDLIEWRKGVSSYKALCRFLICVEPLIGIWVHQNPELGNVVYVMPGFISVVGCRIIPQELGPLGIEDGPILWAPVFEVVGNSDGSATFFLHGRDKGQDFFYPGSVKPVERACNVLLLEVETRQQENGDELLHSKSFAPLSDKDLRKVCRSNSGISRSQRVLGQNEVKVPFSRLGFCDRRKLLHVVTTQVRQKVPEWANGPLFPRLRDDEENFQKDLVLLLERRSLLMHMYRHGGCQIDWKASPELSTDPSQMELSQIRKSLDHPSGFCISHSDDDSHTQYTKRKGLGGYFRDSLKHILGKSSSTNGSDAISKNGSSSSEHKHAQLHEFLRSDDTIRLALHAANVKLSSYRAWPNMHESRFALYKLPMRVPTADQDYAGLWGGTFGWPPGRPSTDKPGKALFFLLLSYEESQGQRNLIATKILEGTHYVLHPNGSAMFIVNIDEPSLDPFPFETDADSLPVNVKHAFIGEGIANGYGFRYPGSKPGSLFVFQNGLLAFIWKESRAILTLQRLNLQELLRKGERVPPLPPIANFSYLTKSYSNVFAGFPNNSTCLSSPRFPQCNDIRTSHLQQNMP